The following coding sequences are from one Schizosaccharomyces osmophilus chromosome 1, complete sequence window:
- the sui1 gene encoding translation initiation factor eIF1 encodes MSAIQNFNTIDPFADTGDDDAQPLNNIHIRIQQRNGRKTLTTVQGLPREFDLKRILRVLKKDFACNGTIVKDDDLGEVIQLQGDQRVNVMQFLTQQLGMQKKNIKIHGF; translated from the exons ATGTCTGCTATTCAAAACTTCAATACAATTG ATCCTTTTGCTGACACTGGTGATGATGATGCTCAGCCTCTGAATAACATTCATATTCGTATCCAGCAGAGAAATGGTCGTAAAACTTTAACCACTGTCCAAGGTCTTCCTCGTGAATTTGACTTGAAGCGTATCTTGcgtgttttgaaaaaggaCTTTGCTTGTAACGGTACTATCGTAAAGGACGATGATTTGGGTGAAGTCATCCAACTTCAAGGCGACCAACGTGTTAACGTTATGCAATTTTTGACCCAGCAATTGGGCatgcaaaaaaagaacattaAAATCCACGGTTTCTAg